The Tamandua tetradactyla isolate mTamTet1 chromosome 13, mTamTet1.pri, whole genome shotgun sequence genome segment GCACGCCTCCCCCTCCCTCACACCCTGACAGACCCTGAGAAGTTGCCAACATGTGATCTCTACTTTTGGCGTCTTCACTTTGGAGTAATTGTGTGTCATGTCAAAGTCATGAAATTGTATTTCCTGAGTATTGCATCATCTCACTTTTGGGGAGAGGATAAGTCTCCCCTTAAATTTTGGTGACTCTCTGATAACCTCATTTAAACAGTTATTGTGTTTCCTGACGCAGACAGGAAAGGGCTGAGGTAGGACAGTCAAGTGTCGCCCAGAGCCGGTTCTTGAAGTGCCGACTCCCCCAGGATCCAGGGGTGTGATCGACTCCCCCAGGGTCCAGGGGTGTGATCGGCTTGGTGGGGTTTATTCCTTTCCTACAATTCAGGATTTTTATTGATGTGAATGCCGTTTAGATTTTGCTGCACTTACTTACTCTCGTTGTATAAAATCATATAGATGTAGAATTCAGAGGAAGCAAAGGCAGATTTCAGTCTATCCCTTGTCTAAGCACAAATCACTAATTGGTTGGAGGccaaattagtttttttttcagaGGGTCAAATATTTAGCTCTTGGGGATTAATTAGCCAGGCTCCTTGTTTTTCTTCGTCTGTTATTTTTTGGTACTGCGAGCATTTTGCTTAGGCAGAGAAGAATGATTAACTCTTTGCagcctttccccttccctttttATGTGGCCTGTGTCACAAAAACGATAAGGACTATTTATTAGCCTGTCATAGGCATCGTGTTAAGCCCTTCCAGGCCATCTTATTTAACCCTCACATCAACCCTCTAAGGTGTGCACAAGGCTCGGAAGTCACGGCACTTGTCTGGGGTCTCACAGTCGCCTGCACACCCAGGCCTCTGCCCCCATTGCTGACCCCAGCCACGGCAGACCTGTGCTTCCCTGGAACTATGTAGTGCGTGTCTGCCTCCCCTACTGAGCGTGAGCGCCCCGGGGCTGGGGTTGGGTGCTTAGCATGAAGGAGCCTGCCATGAGTCATTTACTGCCCTCCCCtagatttggggtgggggaaaggggtcAAACCAAGGCAGAGGCAAGCCCTGGGGCGGGCTGCCCCTCCTCATTTCCTTGCTCAGAAACAAAAGCTTGTCCCTGGCTGTCCTGGGGAGGGTTGGGGTGGCTTCAGGTCGTGTGCTCTGTTGTCCTGGCGGCAGGGGGCACGGCATGCGTGCTGACTGGGCAGCCCTTCGACACGATGAAAGTGAAGATGCAGACGTTTCCCGACCTGTACCGGGGGCTCACCGACTGCTGCCTCAAGACCTACTCCCAGGTGGGCTTCCGGGGCTTCTACAAGGGGACCAGCCCGGCTCTCATCGCCAACATCGCCGAGAACTCCGTCCTCTTCATGTGCTACGGCTTCTGCCAGCAGGTGGTGAGGAAGGCAGCCGGGTTGGACAGGCAGGCAAAGCTGAGGTGAGTCGAGAACACCCGCACGTGTTGGTTTGGGAAAAGGTGTGCAGTGTCTTAGTTTGTCTGGGCAGCTGCGACCGAGTACCACCCGGTGGGTCTGGCTTCAAGGAAGGGAATTTCTTCTCTCTGAGCTTTGGGGGCTTGAAGGCCAATTTTTTTCAAGGCCCCTTGCTGGCTTGCTGCggttcttggggttccttgggttGGACCTTTGCCTCTGTCCTGCGTCTGTCCTTTTGGCTTCTCCTCCTGCTCAGGCCTGTCTGCGCACACAGGCATGCCCTGGAGATATcatgggttcgattccagacCCCTGTGATAAAGTGAGTCCCGCGagttttttggtttcccagtgcatttAACAGTTACGCTTACCCTGTACTATAGTCTACTGCATGCGcgatagcattatgtctaaaaagcAATGTGCATACCTTAGTTAGAATGTGACACGGAGACTCAAAATGAGCCTCCTCTAAAAAGGGTCTTCTAAGATTGTCTTCATCAGGTGAGTCCACACCGTAACTAATACCATGTTCAAAGGTTCTGTTCACAAACGGCTTCACACCCATAGGCGCATGGATTAacacttgaacatgtcttttgtgtggAGGATAGGATTCAGTCCCCGACATCATGCTGTTAGTGATACCTTATGAGGAcgatcattttcttcctttctttcttttcttttttttttttttttaatatttttattgtaaacagcaagcagacatataaacattcttgacatacaaacattcttgacatggttaccatcagtggctcacaatattgtcacatagttgtgtattcatcaccatgatcatttttttgaacatctgcatctctccagcaaaagaaagaaaaagaaaaaactcacatgtGCCATACCCCtttccattccctttcattgaccactagtatttcaacctactcaatttatttttttatccatattttttactcatctgtccataccgtagatgaaaagagcatcagacacaaggttttcacaatcacacagtcacattgtgaaagctttatcattatactgtcatgttcaagaaacatggctagtggaacacagcactacagtttcaggtacttccctatagccactttaatacaccataaactaaaacggggatatctataaaatgtgtaagaataacctccgggatagcctctcgactctgtttgcaatctctcagccattgacactttgtctcatttcactcttcccccttttggtcgagaagattttctcaatcccttgatgctgagtcccagatcattttctttttaaagataagtGCGCTCTCTATGATTACAAAATCATGCACTGACAATGTATTAATCTTGGAAAACACATGCATTCCACAAAAGGAAAACCATTCATAATTCACCGCTGAGAGTGAACTGTGTGACAGTTTTGATATTCTTAGGAGAATGCTTTCCCGGTGTCCTCAGGGGTCTGCCTGTTGTGGGCAGAAGTGCTGGACAGAGTCATAGCTTGAGACCCAGAGTTTGAATTCCACGAACATCATCTGCACGCAGAGTATTGGGTAAGTTGTCTGAGCCACGTGAGTGTGAGGAGAAAGGGTCAGCAGCATCTGAGGAGATGCAGGTTTGACACTGTTTCTTTGGCTGAGTCTGCCCCAAGCATCAGACTTCGTCTAACTTGGGCCTCCTTAGGTACATATTACTCTGAGATGAAGAATTCAGAAACCACTGGTATGCTGTTTGTTTATCCCTCCTTcgagcatttgtttgtttgtttatttatttttgaacattgatttatttttaaatcatttaaaatgatcACATCTGCTCCATGGCTGCAGAGATCAGCCTTGCTGGTGGTTTTGGTAGGAATACAAAATCCTCTTGCAGCTACTGGTTCTGCAGGATGAAAAGCGGTTCCTTTTGTACAGAAATGTTCTCCCGGAGTGCCCAGAGATCTAAAGTTATGGCCGCTTCTAGGCAGGGATTCTGTCATGATGTTATTGAAGCTTGTAGTTCATAGGCATGGGGCTGGGTGAGGTCAGCCAGGGCAAATGTGCAGGTAGAGGAGAGGGCTTGGGTGCTAGGGACTAGCACCCCCCGGCACGCAGAGATCAGGAGGAGGGGAAGTAAAGACGCACACAGGGACCAGCCACTTGGCATCCCACAGTGGAGACCAAACAGAAGCAGAGCTGGAGACAGCTGTCATTTTCTTCCGGCTTGCGGGAGCGACTGTCTTTTGCTTACATCATCCTCAGAGAAGGAGGACATAGGTGAGAAGGTGGGAGATGGTGAGATGCTGGAGACAGAGTCGTTTCCTCCCTTCTGAGCAGAGCAGTGACTTctgcctgccctcccctctcttgGCTCTGTAAGGCTGTGTATGGAATGGAGAAACGTAAGAGTATACGCTTGTCTCGGGGGAACAGTGTTATACCTTCAGCTGCATTTCCTGACACTGTCTTCAGATCACCAAACTGGCGTCCCTGCCAAAGGGTTGGCAACTCTTCATGGCATGCCTCTCCTGAGAATCACTCTGtatacatttcatttattttatttagtgcaCATGCTCTTTAGGTTATTAAAGGCACTCAGAAGTCCTGCAGTAAAGAAACCATCCTGCTTACCTTTGTCTAAGAGAGTGCTCTCATCTCTTGAGTGTGGGGACTTGTTTTTCATGCTGCAGGACAGTTATTGCTGGTTACCTGCTTGGTGAAACGCCGCCTCCGTGTTCACAAAGCTCTGACGTGTATGTATGaactttgtatgtatgtatgtcatGTCTTCAAGCCCTCACCGTGTCCCCTGAGGTGAGCAGAGCAGGTGATACTAACTAACTCTGTTTCAcgcatggggaaactgaggctcagatacCTACATGCTCCAGGTCACCTGGGGAACAATTGAGAGCCCTGGGAGCCAAATCCATATCTTTTGAGCCCCTGCCTTATATTCTTTCCATCAAACCACAGTTGAGGGTCTGGAAACTTTTTTGTAGGGGTCAGATCCAGATGAAAGACTAAGCAGGAGTGGTGAAAGGAAAGAACTGCCGTGAGGCTCTGGTGAACTTCTGCaataatattgtaaatatttgtcTGTTCCTGTTTCAGATGTTTTCCAGGGTTTGGCCTTTGGCTGTTCAGGTTTTAGAAAGCAGGAGCATGTGGGTGCATTGGTCAAATGGGTGACAAACAGCTGATTCTTACAAAATCCCGCCCTATGCCTATCACTGTTTGGATTCCAGTTCTAAGCATTTGTGCTCAGGCAGAACTTGGGGCCCACATGCCTAGTTAGCACACTGGTAGATGAACTATTAGAAAATCAAAGTCCACAGCGGATCTGATTTGACCTCACTGTTGCATGGAAATAGCTTtgcttggagtttgttcagaTGCCCTAGCCAGTCCCCAGAGTGTCTTAGGGCTAATGGACATCTACATTTTATGGACTGCCAACTTCCTTCCAGCAAACTCTGCAAACGCTGCTTAATGACCCCATTGACTGTTGCCTATTAGCAGGGCTGATGGAGAAACCCCAAGGGAAACCTAGCCTGGATTTGCAGGCTGGCCAGAAGATGTTGAAAATTAGGCCAAACTTTGGTTTTAACAAAGGAGCTAAACAGCAGTGAAGTGGAGAAGGGGTGGACTGAATGGCAAAGGACAGAATTTCCAAGTGCTGCAAGGCGTTGTGAATACACTTGCTTCTCTGGCTCTCGTATGTTAGTCTTATGGCTACTTCTCTAAAATCCAAGGGAAGACTTCAGGCAAGGTCTTGTTCCTGAAAGAAAACCTCACTCCAGGCCAGCTGTTCTGAGAGGGTTGGGTGCGAGAAGCTGCTGGGCACCAGAGACCTGCCTTCTCTCCCTCGGTGGATGAGGCTAGACCATGGAGGCATGGAACAGCGGGGACAGGGTTGGAAGTGGCCCAGATTTTGTGTTAGTTTCGGCACGGAGGTAACTTTGAGATCACTGAAGGGGTAGGGCTGCCATTCACACTTTTGCTCATAGGTGGAGAAAATTGTTCCAGGGTCCTCTAGTCAGCGTCTTACCACGTTCAGCATGGAAGTCTGTGAGGATGTCCCTGGTTGTCACAGTAGAGTGGGATTGGTGTGGACGGGGCCGATTGTCCCACCGTGAGCCCCCCAGTCCTTCCTGCACAGCAAGGAATCACCCCCTCCCCTCTTCGCAATAATCGCAATAACGCCAGTAGTTTGGCAAGGGATTTCCTTTTCTAATGCCCTTGAGCCCTCGAAGAAACCTTCCTGGCAATTTATTTCCCCTCATATTCTTTACTCCAGTTGGCTTCCAGTGTTTCAGCCTCGCTGTTGTGTCGGATATTGCCACGAGAGACCGGGGGACGCTGCCAGTTTTGTGTTTGTGTCATTTATCCCTCTGTTTAGTTTGGATTTCCACGTTAGCCATTTTACTTAGAGCATTGAGTTCCTGCTGTGTGCTGGCCTCACCCTCTCCCATCCATACCTCTGACCCTTCTCCTGCCTCCTGTCTTACTGAGGCTGTGGAGGCTGTCGGGAAATCTGTTTGTCATGTAGCAACTTTTTGGTTAAACATTTATCCTGGGTCTCGTCCTGGTTCTCCCAGTTGCATTTGGGGCCTGTAGAGACAGCTTCAGGAGCCAGTGATATTTAAAGCTTAGAGGCAAATACACCTAAGTATGTTAAGTACTTCTTTGGGGGTGATGGGGCTGTGAGTactttctcccccttttcttttgtgcttctttgttgttgttgttgttgttgttttttatacTACTGTGTTTAGTAAAAAGAGTGTAGATCTTGCAGCAGCCAGAGCAGTCTGCATTTGAATCATAGCACTTCCTCTTACTGTGCGCAGTCTTGGGCACATAGTGTCACTTTCCCCGCATGAGAATTAGGATACTTCTGTCTGCCTCACAGAGTCACAGGATATTAGATGGAAGAGCAAGTGTGCACAAGTTCCTGGTGTGTGGTGGGCGCCCAGGAAGtgtttccctccttttctccttacTCTTTTTGTCTTCCACACGCTTTCTGTGTGGCGGGTGCCGACTGCGTGACTGGCTGACGGGGAGTTGGGCTTTTTTGCATGTGTCCCTTGCAGCGACCTGCAGAATGCCACCGCCGGCTCCTTCGCCTCGGCCTTTGCCGCACTGGTACTCTGCCCGACTGAGCTCGTGAAGTGCCGCCTGCAGACCATGTACGAGATGGAGGCTTCGGGGAAGATCTCCAGGAGCCACAAGTAAGCACGCTCAGGCACAGATGTTACGTCGCAGTGTGTATTAGGCCTTGGtatattcttttcaattttccATTATATGAAAATTAAGTGGCATATACGGACGGAGATTTCTCCCCGGATATTGTTTCTCAGAAGACAGTTTTCTAAGAGGACCGTGTGTGGTGGTTGCTCTCACAACCACTTCGAATGCCTCAGGCGAATCTTTGTGGCCCCAAAAGTGGAGAAGCCTGCAGCTTCTACCCATCTTGCCCCTGGGTGATCAGGCCTGGTCCCTGGCTATATTTGGAGGCCCATAGCAGGGAGCTTTGAACTTTGTCTCCTAAGTGTCACCAGCCTGTGTCTGGTTGCTGAGCCAATATGAAGTGTCGTTTGGATTCTGAGATAAATGTCTGATGGCCATTCCAAGGTTTCACATAAGGGTTCTGCAAGCTCCCAAGATCCTAGTGGAAACTTCCTTCCTGCAGTCCCTGCAAAGGAGTTTTCATCCCCAAGTTCCGAAAACATTCACCTAAACTCTTGTAAACATAGCTTACTCCCCAGTGATCAAACTACTCTCCAACTCAGTCTTGGATCTAGATTCTGGTTACCCTGTGGGACATGTATGTGTCAAACCCAGTGTACTGTATTTGATCACTGAAAAGCAATTTATTACCCTTATTAATCTCAAACTTGCTTTTTTACCTTGACTTTGGGTGTGTTCTGGTCTTGGGTATCGCTATGGTTAACTGAAAGCCTTTTGAATCTGGTGGGGCGGGGGGGGACCAGTAGATAACTGAATGATTCCTGGAGGTATCAGTCTGCATTCAGCAAGTGTTTGTCATAGTGACCTATTTTGTACACCCTGGAGATTTCATTAATACCAACTTGAATCTCTCCTTCATAGCCTAGAAGTCCAAAagttaaatttatataattttttactgaaatatatGTGGTAACGtgaatatagacagaaatcataaGTTTGCAGCTATgtaaatatttgaagataaacATCCCTGTGTAATCTAATTCTTAGATTAAAAAATAGAACATAAATGGCacccagaaagttccctcatgccCCTTCCAAGTCAtttaaggtattttaaaaaaataataattatttttggaTAATTTTGGATAATTTGGATAAAAATCCAAAGGGCTTAGGCATATTGACACCTTGCAAGAAGATAGGATATACCAAGTCTGACTTTGCGTTTTAGGCACGGTTGTGCCCCACCCAGGGCTTTCTGATAGCCTTGGGGTTAAGACTTGGACCTGACTGATGGTGCCGAGTGGGATTACTTTGCTGTATTCCCCGTTATACGATGGAAGCTGTGTTGTAGGAAGCACCTGGCAGACAGATAAAGCCTAGGGAGCCTCTGAGGTCCTCAGAAGGAAGATGATCATGAAAGCATgtggtctttctcccctcccctttgAGCCTTCATTGTCCCTGCACTCTCTGAGAACAAAGTGAGGAGTGAGGCATTCACCAAGCTGCAGTCCTGGTCTCTAAGAACTAACCTCTTGGTGTGTTTTTGCATTGCAGGAGTTGTAACTCAGTTCTTTGCATCTCTTTTGTCTTGCCTTCACGTAAGGTGTACTCTTTTGCTCGCTTCTCTGCACTAACACAAAATACACCCTAAACACCTGAACAAATTCCCTCCAAATCCAGCAGATCAAAAGAAAGATTAAAGAGATAGGAATTGAAGAAGGAACGTGACTGAGCAAATACAACACCATTTAATTCGCTTTTTAAAAAACGTTggtattgacaaatcttcacacgcatacagtccatacatggcgtacaatcagtggctcacaatatcatcacattgttgtgtattcatcatcatgatcattttgagaacaattgcatcactccagaaaaagaaataaaaaagaaaaaactcatacaacccATACTACTtaactctccctccctcccttccattgaccactagtatttcaatctactcaatttattttacctcttatcccacctattatttgttcattttttatccatattttttactcatgtggccataccctggataaaaggaacatcagacacaaggttttcacaatcacacagtcacactgtaaaagctattcattacacagtcatcttcaagaatcaaggcttctggaatacatacagctcaacagtttcaggtacttccctccagccactccactacaccataaacttaaaagggatatcaatataatgcatgagagtaacctccaggataacctttcaactctggaatctctcagccactgaaactttgtctcatttttctcttcccccttttgatcaggaaggcgttctcaatcccatgatgctgggtcccagctcattccaggatcctgtctcacgttgccagggagatttaaacacccctgggagtcatgtcccatatagggggtgGATACTATTTAATTCTTGCTGCATTCCAAGAGCTCCTTCCtgcaattctaagtttttgctTGTTCCCTGCTGAAACATCTTTGGTGACTTCTAGCAATATATGCatccattttaataaaatttgtttGCCATAGAATAATATAGTTGACAAACCTTGGTATAAGTATCCATAGCTCTTGGAAGTATTTCTTTCCCACAGAAGGATTCCCATTGTTCCCCTCTTTGACTCACTCTCCTCTTGTGCTCCCCAGGATGGGCTGTTGTCCTCTACTCCTTCCCTGCCAGTCACAGCTGTCTCTCCTTGTGTCTCCTCCCAGTACAGTTGGGTCTGTCGTGAAGAGCATCCTCACAAAGGATGGGCCCCTCGGCTTCTACCAGGGTCTCTCCAGCACTTTACTACGAGAAGTACCAGGATATTTCTGCTTCTTTGGTGGCTATGAATTGAGTCGGTCATTTTTCGCATCAGGGAGATCAAAAGATGAACTAGGTGAATGCACTTGGGTGATAGCAGTTGGCTTTGAAGTTGCCCGTTTCTCACTGGGTACGGTGGCTGCCCCTCCTCTGGGCTATGTGCCCCCTTCTAGGGGGTGGGGGCCTGCACGGGGTCTAGTTTCTGGATGTAGGACAGTCATGTGGTAGTAGGCAAGTGATGGCCCTTCCCCCAGGCTTTATCATTTCTTCGGATTGGGACTGAGGGAGTATATCTCAAGTGTCTTGGAATTGCATTTGTTAATTTGTTCAGGATCCATTTTGggggaagaagaaatacagaagtTGTTTTCCCCTTAGGGAAAATCACCTATAAATGACCTTGCAATAAGCTTTACGACTTGGTAGTTAATCTTCATAGAGTGAGAACAGTGAAAAGTACTGTCCTCGCCAGCCAATGCTGTTCAGCTGTTTGACACAACTGGAATGCAGTGCTTGGCTCATGTAAGTTAGttgcttttttcttaaatatctttCCATGTTTTTAATCTATTCAGGGAGTTAATTAAGTTCCTAGACCTAActgttttgtttaaaaagagaattttgatttTTCACCTTTAAGGAAGAGAGGGGACTATGGgtgcttaaaatattaaaatacatagagTTCAGAATGTAGAAAAAAGATGTGGCCACGCTCTGATGTGGCCTTTCAGTGCCTCTCTTCTCATCCCCCCGGGCGTAGCCAGGCAGCTGTGGGTCCATGGGTTCCGGGGTGGCCAGTCCTcttagggggtggggggcactcaCTAGGGCTCCTTGTCCTGGTGAGACCCAGAGGAGGACATGGGCTACCCAGTCTAACCTGGCTGTGTTCTTAGCTCTCAGTAGTAAGGGCTTTTGACAGTTTCCTTAAAGAATTgcggaattaaattaaattagccATTTAATTTTCACCCATCTGCAGCCAGTACCAGGTTGCCATTGGGAAATGTCACGTTATCGGTTCTCGAGACAAAATACCATTTGCTGTTGTTCTTCTCTAGGCCCTGTCCCTTTGATGCTGAGCGGTGGAGTTGGTGGAATTTGCCTCTGGCTGGTCGTATACCCAGTGGATTGTATCAAATCCAGAATTCAGGTTCTTTCCATGGCTGGCAAACAGGCGGGGTTTCTTGGAACCTTTGTGAGTGTTGTGAAGAGTGAAGGTGAGTGTGCTGATTGCAGAACTGACTgcgtgtggggtgggggttgttTCGCTGTTCCTCTCGTCATGGTTTAATGCGGTGTGTGGCAGCTCTCTCCCCCCACTTCACGGCGGGTTCCTAgcagtgtatatgtgtgtgtatcatTATATTCATACCTGCATTTGTGAATTTGCCTTTCTGAACCCCTTTCTTTAGCTTACCTTCATTATTCTCATAAAGAATAGTTGAAGTTCTTATTCCTAACCCCTGGGTCAGGCGCCTGTTGGGATGCTTTGCTCTAAACATTCTGgagggaagttttaaaatatggccttTGTCTAGGGGAGCAAACCGTTTGAGGTTAGCCTGGCCTGCTTCACATAATATAGACATTATCAGAAGATAACCTCTAATAGTACCAGTGCAGGAAGGTACATCTGTAATGCCAGGGCTTGGGGAATTCTAAGTGGGCTAAGCAATTTCTGAAGATTTTGCCAATTTTCAGAGTAATACTGGGGATGGGGTTTCTCTAAGTCCTTCCAGCACCCGCTGTACATCTTCAAACCTGAGATGTGAACTCTGTTTTGGTTTTAGAGGATGGTAATAGTGTAGAGAAACTATGTTTAATTGATGTCCCAAGTAGAATGCAGACATCTTGTAAATTACTAACTGAAATTGCATGCCACTTTGTAATTTTTCCTGTACTTTCATGATCTGATTTAATCTTCAGAACAACCCTATCCAGGTATTTTCTCCACTTAATGCTAATCCAATGCTAATATTAGGAAAAGGCCTCTTTCCAGGCTCGTGATGCCCTGTGGGCCTCAATCCCCAGTGAAGCAGTGAAGCTGTCAAACTTGCCACCTGAGCTCCAGGCTTGCCTCCATGTGCCTATTAAGGCCTGTGCTCTGCTCCATCCATTTCACCAAGAGTCAACAAGGCATGAACTTTAGTGCCTGTTATCTGAGCATCAGGGGAGCTGACATTGTCCTTATTTGCATTAGTGTACTTAGAGAAACCTAGAGATAAATCCTTCTATGCTTATTGGTTCTTAATGCCGTTGTCTGGACTTGTAagtgtaaaaatacaaataccccATGCAGCTGCATAGGGAGTCTCCAAGGAGGTGCGAGTTACAGTCTTTGGTCACCCTTCTGTCTTGCAGGAATAGCAGCCCTGTATTCTGGACTGAAGCCGACTATGGTTCGTGCATTCCCGGCCAATGGGGCTCTGTTTTTGGCCTATGAATACAGCAGGAAGTTGATGATGAGTCAGTTCGAAGCATACTGAAGTGCCTTGGTGAACCTGGCTTCGAATACACATGTTTAGGGGCTACAGTTCATCTCAGGGTTTCACGGAGTTCAAGACCAACGTGCAATTATTTTGGGTTCATGGGAATTTTACGTTTTTGTcttgcttcttaaactttatggaAGGACCTCCGTTTCACATCATGTGATTTCTGCccgtatttttactgaaatggaaaAGTTGCTGCTTTTGTCCTTTTGGAATATACAGGCTGAGCCAGTGGCCCTAAGGACCTTCTCTGAAGGGTCAAAAATAGCTATATCAGGGCTTTTGCATAAACCTATGGACATACTTGCATTTTGGTTTTGTGTTGAGTGAAACGTACAATTTGGTACCATGTTTAACCTCAGATATCACAGAAAAACCCAGTATTGACCATGTTCTGTGAAGATAGTTCTAAATGATTGCTTCTCCCATTTAAGATGTAGGGTCTCTTTTCAAGGCTACTTAACGTGTACTGTACTAAGCAGCTAAGGCTTTAAAAGTTTTTATGTAGAGCTTGTGAACCAAAATAGGCATCTAGATTTTTAAGAGGGGGAGTATACCTGTCTACTGTTGTGGCTTCCATATTCTTGAATTAAAGGTTTGGGGTAGGCATCTTATTTTTCCCAAGATTTTCCACTCTTACT includes the following:
- the LOC143653554 gene encoding mitochondrial ornithine transporter 1-like, yielding MKSNPAIQAAIDLTAGAAGGTACVLTGQPFDTMKVKMQTFPDLYRGLTDCCLKTYSQVGFRGFYKGTSPALIANIAENSVLFMCYGFCQQVVRKAAGLDRQAKLSDLQNATAGSFASAFAALVLCPTELVKCRLQTMYEMEASGKISRSHNTVGSVVKSILTKDGPLGFYQGLSSTLLREVPGYFCFFGGYELSRSFFASGRSKDELGPVPLMLSGGVGGICLWLVVYPVDCIKSRIQVLSMAGKQAGFLGTFVSVVKSEGIAALYSGLKPTMVRAFPANGALFLAYEYSRKLMMSQFEAY